A section of the Falco rusticolus isolate bFalRus1 chromosome Z, bFalRus1.pri, whole genome shotgun sequence genome encodes:
- the CAST gene encoding calpastatin isoform X1 — translation MSQAGKGRQPPLAASAAHGDKKTSETSSKLEEKKAEATEKKPASANLSQAPKTQTSGGGPSAVKKQSPSADTSKPQIVKPSEKKSTPTTKTESGKTMWSYKPTDSANEQQFKMRQNDQDPSGPSSECMSTEAGAAGAGTGGASISAATVHSSTETGMDELAVDKLIDSLAELQEEMSTNTVYSGPEVKEDVFSSYLEELGKREGSLPPEYVKLLKSKVDGRDELLPKEGEEDEKPLTEDEIAEALASDFTCVASAGEKIRTLTEEMEGEAVEALLNILSGSGPVPEDLAHVAGMSQAKEKTQKKAEECDDTIPQHRLTLELEKDGKPILPKTEEKPKLLSESDVFDELSKDFDYLPQPAVQSIPSKPSSTSKKPSDPVSAKTTEDEVAPHARTCVVHHSAPSAESSVGHMADEALEALSSSLGKREPDPDEGKPAVDKVKETNEQEQRKKLGEDEETIPPDYRLTEEKDKDGKPLLPKPEEKTQPMSENELSAGLTEGFSCSPPSSPLPAPTVIKKIKKDETPADSLDVIAAATVPSVCSAAPLASPSGGKEMDEALDLLSDSLGQREPDPDDNKPVVDKVKEEAKSEHRDKLGERDDTIPPDYQKLLESGEQDKPEKPTAKDDVKHKGKKRRSSFETEVQIRCNSWEETAVFPNSSPDHCSASPVLTLTPNPQMARKVRRKPSARNQPQRVKEKPKTLKRGRDSPPAANLRSRKRNKH, via the exons aagcAGTCCCCATCTGCAGACACATCAAAACCGCAAATTGTGAAgccatctgaaaaaaag TCCacaccaacaaccaaaacagaATCTGGAAAAACCATGTGGTCATACAAG CCAACAGACTCTGCAAATGAACAGCAGTTCAAAATGAGGCAAAACGATCAGGATCCCAGTGGT cCTAGTTCTGAGTGTATGTCCACGGAAGCTGGTGCAGCTGGTGCAGGCACAGGTGGTGCAAGTATATCAGCTGCAACTGTTCACTCAAGTACTGAG acTGGTATGGATGAGTTGGCAGTAGATAAGCTAATAGATAGCCTAGCTGAACTTCAAGAAGAGATGTCTACTAATACTGTTTACAGTGGTCCAGAAGTTAAG GAAGATGTATTTTCAAGTTACTTGGAAGAATTGGGTAAACGGGAAGGTAGTCTCCCTCCAGAGTATGTTAAATTGTTGAAG AGCAAAGTGGATGGCAGAGATGAACTCTTGCCAAAAGAGGGTGAAGAAGATGAA AAACCACTGACAGAGGATGAGATTGCAGAGGCCCTGGCATCTGACTTTACCTGTGTAGCTTCCGCTGGAGAAAAGATTAGAACTCTGACAGAG gAAATGGAAGGTGAAGCAGTGGAAGCTCTTCTTAATATTCTTAGTGGATCTGGACCGGTACCTGAAGATCTTGCCCATGTTGCAGGGATGTCACAG gcaaaagagaaaacacaaaaaaaggctgaagaatGTGATGATACAATACCACAACACAGGTTAACACTGGAGCTG GAGAAAGATGGAAAACCAATATTGccaaagactgaagaaaaacctAAG CTTTTGAGTGAATCTGATGTTTTTGATGAACTTTCAAAAGACTTTGACTACCTTCCACAGCCTGCAGTGCAATCCATACCAtcaaagcccagcagcacaTCCAAG aagcCTTCAGATCCTGTGTCTGCAAAAACTACTGAGGATGAAGTGGCCCCTCATGCCAGAACTTGTGTTGTGCACCATTCAGCTCCATCAGCTGAGTCTTCA GTTGGTCACATGGCAGATGAAGCCCTGGAAGCCTTGTCCAGTAGCCTAGGAAAGAGGGAGCCAGATCCAGATGAAGGGAAACCTGCTGTGGACAAAGTTAAG GAGACAAACGAACAGGAACAACGCAAAAAACTGGGTGAAGATGAAGAAACAATTCCTCCAGATTACagattaacagaagaaaaa gaTAAAGATGGAAAACCACTCttaccaaaaccagaagaaaaaacccag CCTATGAGTGAAAATGAACTTTCAGCAGGTTTGACAGAAGGATTTTCCTGTTCTCCACCATCTTCACCATTACCTGCACCGACTGTAATCAAG aaaatcaagAAAGATGAAACACCTGCAGATTCCTTGGATGTTATTGCTGCTGCTACAGTTCCTTCAGTGTGCTCAGCAGCTCCTCTAGCCTCTCCCTCA GGCGGAAAGGAGATGGATGAAGCCTTGGATCTCCTGTCTGATTCCCTAGGACAGAGGGAACCCGACCCTGATGATAACAAACCAGTTGTGGATAAAGTAAAG gAAGAGGCTAAATCTGAACACAGAGATAAACTTGGAGAAAGAGATGATACTATTCCACCTGACTATCAAAAACTTCTGGAATCAGGCGAGCAG GATAAACCAGAAAAGCCAACAGCAAAGGATGATGtcaaacacaaaggaaaaaag AGAAGAAGCAGCTTTGAAACTGAAGTTCAAATCAGATGTAATTCCTGGGAGGAAACAGCTGTGTTTCCAAATAGCTCTCCTGACCACTGCAGTGCTTCCCCAGTGCTTACCCTGACACCGAATCCGCAAATGGC GAGAAAAGTGAGAAGGAAGCCATCAGCACGAAACCAACCCCAAAGAGTAAAGGAAAAACCAAAGACCCTAAAACG GGGAAGGGACAGTCCTCCAGCAGCAAatctgagaagcagaaaacGAAATAAACATTAA
- the CAST gene encoding calpastatin isoform X5 — MSQAGKGRQPPLAASAAHGDKKTSETSSKLEEKKAEATEKKPASANLSQAPKTQTSGGGPSAVKKQSPSADTSKPQIVKPSEKKSTPTTKTESGKTMWSYKPTDSANEQQFKMRQNDQDPSGPSSECMSTEAGAAGAGTGGASISAATVHSSTETGMDELAVDKLIDSLAELQEEMSTNTVYSGPEVKEDVFSSYLEELGKREGSLPPEYVKLLKSKVDGRDELLPKEGEEDEKPLTEDEIAEALASDFTCVASAGEKIRTLTEEMEGEAVEALLNILSGSGPVPEDLAHVAGMSQAKEKTQKKAEECDDTIPQHRLTLELEKDGKPILPKTEEKPKLLSESDVFDELSKDFDYLPQPAVQSIPSKPSSTSKKPSDPVSAKTTEDEVAPHARTCVVHHSAPSAESSVGHMADEALEALSSSLGKREPDPDEGKPAVDKVKETNEQEQRKKLGEDEETIPPDYRLTEEKDKDGKPLLPKPEEKTQPMSENELSAGLTEGFSCSPPSSPLPAPTVIKKIKKDETPADSLDVIAAATVPSVCSAAPLASPSGGKEMDEALDLLSDSLGQREPDPDDNKPVVDKVKEEAKSEHRDKLGERDDTIPPDYQKLLESGEQDKPEKPTAKDDVKHKGKKRRSSFETEVQIRCNSWEETAVFPNSSPDHCSASPVLTLTPNPQMAGRDSPPAANLRSRKRNKH, encoded by the exons aagcAGTCCCCATCTGCAGACACATCAAAACCGCAAATTGTGAAgccatctgaaaaaaag TCCacaccaacaaccaaaacagaATCTGGAAAAACCATGTGGTCATACAAG CCAACAGACTCTGCAAATGAACAGCAGTTCAAAATGAGGCAAAACGATCAGGATCCCAGTGGT cCTAGTTCTGAGTGTATGTCCACGGAAGCTGGTGCAGCTGGTGCAGGCACAGGTGGTGCAAGTATATCAGCTGCAACTGTTCACTCAAGTACTGAG acTGGTATGGATGAGTTGGCAGTAGATAAGCTAATAGATAGCCTAGCTGAACTTCAAGAAGAGATGTCTACTAATACTGTTTACAGTGGTCCAGAAGTTAAG GAAGATGTATTTTCAAGTTACTTGGAAGAATTGGGTAAACGGGAAGGTAGTCTCCCTCCAGAGTATGTTAAATTGTTGAAG AGCAAAGTGGATGGCAGAGATGAACTCTTGCCAAAAGAGGGTGAAGAAGATGAA AAACCACTGACAGAGGATGAGATTGCAGAGGCCCTGGCATCTGACTTTACCTGTGTAGCTTCCGCTGGAGAAAAGATTAGAACTCTGACAGAG gAAATGGAAGGTGAAGCAGTGGAAGCTCTTCTTAATATTCTTAGTGGATCTGGACCGGTACCTGAAGATCTTGCCCATGTTGCAGGGATGTCACAG gcaaaagagaaaacacaaaaaaaggctgaagaatGTGATGATACAATACCACAACACAGGTTAACACTGGAGCTG GAGAAAGATGGAAAACCAATATTGccaaagactgaagaaaaacctAAG CTTTTGAGTGAATCTGATGTTTTTGATGAACTTTCAAAAGACTTTGACTACCTTCCACAGCCTGCAGTGCAATCCATACCAtcaaagcccagcagcacaTCCAAG aagcCTTCAGATCCTGTGTCTGCAAAAACTACTGAGGATGAAGTGGCCCCTCATGCCAGAACTTGTGTTGTGCACCATTCAGCTCCATCAGCTGAGTCTTCA GTTGGTCACATGGCAGATGAAGCCCTGGAAGCCTTGTCCAGTAGCCTAGGAAAGAGGGAGCCAGATCCAGATGAAGGGAAACCTGCTGTGGACAAAGTTAAG GAGACAAACGAACAGGAACAACGCAAAAAACTGGGTGAAGATGAAGAAACAATTCCTCCAGATTACagattaacagaagaaaaa gaTAAAGATGGAAAACCACTCttaccaaaaccagaagaaaaaacccag CCTATGAGTGAAAATGAACTTTCAGCAGGTTTGACAGAAGGATTTTCCTGTTCTCCACCATCTTCACCATTACCTGCACCGACTGTAATCAAG aaaatcaagAAAGATGAAACACCTGCAGATTCCTTGGATGTTATTGCTGCTGCTACAGTTCCTTCAGTGTGCTCAGCAGCTCCTCTAGCCTCTCCCTCA GGCGGAAAGGAGATGGATGAAGCCTTGGATCTCCTGTCTGATTCCCTAGGACAGAGGGAACCCGACCCTGATGATAACAAACCAGTTGTGGATAAAGTAAAG gAAGAGGCTAAATCTGAACACAGAGATAAACTTGGAGAAAGAGATGATACTATTCCACCTGACTATCAAAAACTTCTGGAATCAGGCGAGCAG GATAAACCAGAAAAGCCAACAGCAAAGGATGATGtcaaacacaaaggaaaaaag AGAAGAAGCAGCTTTGAAACTGAAGTTCAAATCAGATGTAATTCCTGGGAGGAAACAGCTGTGTTTCCAAATAGCTCTCCTGACCACTGCAGTGCTTCCCCAGTGCTTACCCTGACACCGAATCCGCAAATGGC GGGAAGGGACAGTCCTCCAGCAGCAAatctgagaagcagaaaacGAAATAAACATTAA
- the CAST gene encoding calpastatin isoform X2, which yields MSQAGKGRQPPLAASAAHGDKKTSETSSKLEEKKAEATEKKPASANLSQAPKTQTSGGGPSAVKQSPSADTSKPQIVKPSEKKSTPTTKTESGKTMWSYKPTDSANEQQFKMRQNDQDPSGPSSECMSTEAGAAGAGTGGASISAATVHSSTETGMDELAVDKLIDSLAELQEEMSTNTVYSGPEVKEDVFSSYLEELGKREGSLPPEYVKLLKSKVDGRDELLPKEGEEDEKPLTEDEIAEALASDFTCVASAGEKIRTLTEEMEGEAVEALLNILSGSGPVPEDLAHVAGMSQAKEKTQKKAEECDDTIPQHRLTLELEKDGKPILPKTEEKPKLLSESDVFDELSKDFDYLPQPAVQSIPSKPSSTSKKPSDPVSAKTTEDEVAPHARTCVVHHSAPSAESSVGHMADEALEALSSSLGKREPDPDEGKPAVDKVKETNEQEQRKKLGEDEETIPPDYRLTEEKDKDGKPLLPKPEEKTQPMSENELSAGLTEGFSCSPPSSPLPAPTVIKKIKKDETPADSLDVIAAATVPSVCSAAPLASPSGGKEMDEALDLLSDSLGQREPDPDDNKPVVDKVKEEAKSEHRDKLGERDDTIPPDYQKLLESGEQDKPEKPTAKDDVKHKGKKRRSSFETEVQIRCNSWEETAVFPNSSPDHCSASPVLTLTPNPQMARKVRRKPSARNQPQRVKEKPKTLKRGRDSPPAANLRSRKRNKH from the exons cAGTCCCCATCTGCAGACACATCAAAACCGCAAATTGTGAAgccatctgaaaaaaag TCCacaccaacaaccaaaacagaATCTGGAAAAACCATGTGGTCATACAAG CCAACAGACTCTGCAAATGAACAGCAGTTCAAAATGAGGCAAAACGATCAGGATCCCAGTGGT cCTAGTTCTGAGTGTATGTCCACGGAAGCTGGTGCAGCTGGTGCAGGCACAGGTGGTGCAAGTATATCAGCTGCAACTGTTCACTCAAGTACTGAG acTGGTATGGATGAGTTGGCAGTAGATAAGCTAATAGATAGCCTAGCTGAACTTCAAGAAGAGATGTCTACTAATACTGTTTACAGTGGTCCAGAAGTTAAG GAAGATGTATTTTCAAGTTACTTGGAAGAATTGGGTAAACGGGAAGGTAGTCTCCCTCCAGAGTATGTTAAATTGTTGAAG AGCAAAGTGGATGGCAGAGATGAACTCTTGCCAAAAGAGGGTGAAGAAGATGAA AAACCACTGACAGAGGATGAGATTGCAGAGGCCCTGGCATCTGACTTTACCTGTGTAGCTTCCGCTGGAGAAAAGATTAGAACTCTGACAGAG gAAATGGAAGGTGAAGCAGTGGAAGCTCTTCTTAATATTCTTAGTGGATCTGGACCGGTACCTGAAGATCTTGCCCATGTTGCAGGGATGTCACAG gcaaaagagaaaacacaaaaaaaggctgaagaatGTGATGATACAATACCACAACACAGGTTAACACTGGAGCTG GAGAAAGATGGAAAACCAATATTGccaaagactgaagaaaaacctAAG CTTTTGAGTGAATCTGATGTTTTTGATGAACTTTCAAAAGACTTTGACTACCTTCCACAGCCTGCAGTGCAATCCATACCAtcaaagcccagcagcacaTCCAAG aagcCTTCAGATCCTGTGTCTGCAAAAACTACTGAGGATGAAGTGGCCCCTCATGCCAGAACTTGTGTTGTGCACCATTCAGCTCCATCAGCTGAGTCTTCA GTTGGTCACATGGCAGATGAAGCCCTGGAAGCCTTGTCCAGTAGCCTAGGAAAGAGGGAGCCAGATCCAGATGAAGGGAAACCTGCTGTGGACAAAGTTAAG GAGACAAACGAACAGGAACAACGCAAAAAACTGGGTGAAGATGAAGAAACAATTCCTCCAGATTACagattaacagaagaaaaa gaTAAAGATGGAAAACCACTCttaccaaaaccagaagaaaaaacccag CCTATGAGTGAAAATGAACTTTCAGCAGGTTTGACAGAAGGATTTTCCTGTTCTCCACCATCTTCACCATTACCTGCACCGACTGTAATCAAG aaaatcaagAAAGATGAAACACCTGCAGATTCCTTGGATGTTATTGCTGCTGCTACAGTTCCTTCAGTGTGCTCAGCAGCTCCTCTAGCCTCTCCCTCA GGCGGAAAGGAGATGGATGAAGCCTTGGATCTCCTGTCTGATTCCCTAGGACAGAGGGAACCCGACCCTGATGATAACAAACCAGTTGTGGATAAAGTAAAG gAAGAGGCTAAATCTGAACACAGAGATAAACTTGGAGAAAGAGATGATACTATTCCACCTGACTATCAAAAACTTCTGGAATCAGGCGAGCAG GATAAACCAGAAAAGCCAACAGCAAAGGATGATGtcaaacacaaaggaaaaaag AGAAGAAGCAGCTTTGAAACTGAAGTTCAAATCAGATGTAATTCCTGGGAGGAAACAGCTGTGTTTCCAAATAGCTCTCCTGACCACTGCAGTGCTTCCCCAGTGCTTACCCTGACACCGAATCCGCAAATGGC GAGAAAAGTGAGAAGGAAGCCATCAGCACGAAACCAACCCCAAAGAGTAAAGGAAAAACCAAAGACCCTAAAACG GGGAAGGGACAGTCCTCCAGCAGCAAatctgagaagcagaaaacGAAATAAACATTAA
- the CAST gene encoding calpastatin isoform X9 gives MWSYKPTDSANEQQFKMRQNDQDPSGPSSECMSTEAGAAGAGTGGASISAATVHSSTETGMDELAVDKLIDSLAELQEEMSTNTVYSGPEVKEDVFSSYLEELGKREGSLPPEYVKLLKSKVDGRDELLPKEGEEDEKPLTEDEIAEALASDFTCVASAGEKIRTLTEEMEGEAVEALLNILSGSGPVPEDLAHVAGMSQAKEKTQKKAEECDDTIPQHRLTLELEKDGKPILPKTEEKPKLLSESDVFDELSKDFDYLPQPAVQSIPSKPSSTSKKPSDPVSAKTTEDEVAPHARTCVVHHSAPSAESSVGHMADEALEALSSSLGKREPDPDEGKPAVDKVKETNEQEQRKKLGEDEETIPPDYRLTEEKDKDGKPLLPKPEEKTQPMSENELSAGLTEGFSCSPPSSPLPAPTVIKKIKKDETPADSLDVIAAATVPSVCSAAPLASPSGGKEMDEALDLLSDSLGQREPDPDDNKPVVDKVKEEAKSEHRDKLGERDDTIPPDYQKLLESGEQDKPEKPTAKDDVKHKGKKRRSSFETEVQIRCNSWEETAVFPNSSPDHCSASPVLTLTPNPQMARKVRRKPSARNQPQRVKEKPKTLKRGRDSPPAANLRSRKRNKH, from the exons ATGTGGTCATACAAG CCAACAGACTCTGCAAATGAACAGCAGTTCAAAATGAGGCAAAACGATCAGGATCCCAGTGGT cCTAGTTCTGAGTGTATGTCCACGGAAGCTGGTGCAGCTGGTGCAGGCACAGGTGGTGCAAGTATATCAGCTGCAACTGTTCACTCAAGTACTGAG acTGGTATGGATGAGTTGGCAGTAGATAAGCTAATAGATAGCCTAGCTGAACTTCAAGAAGAGATGTCTACTAATACTGTTTACAGTGGTCCAGAAGTTAAG GAAGATGTATTTTCAAGTTACTTGGAAGAATTGGGTAAACGGGAAGGTAGTCTCCCTCCAGAGTATGTTAAATTGTTGAAG AGCAAAGTGGATGGCAGAGATGAACTCTTGCCAAAAGAGGGTGAAGAAGATGAA AAACCACTGACAGAGGATGAGATTGCAGAGGCCCTGGCATCTGACTTTACCTGTGTAGCTTCCGCTGGAGAAAAGATTAGAACTCTGACAGAG gAAATGGAAGGTGAAGCAGTGGAAGCTCTTCTTAATATTCTTAGTGGATCTGGACCGGTACCTGAAGATCTTGCCCATGTTGCAGGGATGTCACAG gcaaaagagaaaacacaaaaaaaggctgaagaatGTGATGATACAATACCACAACACAGGTTAACACTGGAGCTG GAGAAAGATGGAAAACCAATATTGccaaagactgaagaaaaacctAAG CTTTTGAGTGAATCTGATGTTTTTGATGAACTTTCAAAAGACTTTGACTACCTTCCACAGCCTGCAGTGCAATCCATACCAtcaaagcccagcagcacaTCCAAG aagcCTTCAGATCCTGTGTCTGCAAAAACTACTGAGGATGAAGTGGCCCCTCATGCCAGAACTTGTGTTGTGCACCATTCAGCTCCATCAGCTGAGTCTTCA GTTGGTCACATGGCAGATGAAGCCCTGGAAGCCTTGTCCAGTAGCCTAGGAAAGAGGGAGCCAGATCCAGATGAAGGGAAACCTGCTGTGGACAAAGTTAAG GAGACAAACGAACAGGAACAACGCAAAAAACTGGGTGAAGATGAAGAAACAATTCCTCCAGATTACagattaacagaagaaaaa gaTAAAGATGGAAAACCACTCttaccaaaaccagaagaaaaaacccag CCTATGAGTGAAAATGAACTTTCAGCAGGTTTGACAGAAGGATTTTCCTGTTCTCCACCATCTTCACCATTACCTGCACCGACTGTAATCAAG aaaatcaagAAAGATGAAACACCTGCAGATTCCTTGGATGTTATTGCTGCTGCTACAGTTCCTTCAGTGTGCTCAGCAGCTCCTCTAGCCTCTCCCTCA GGCGGAAAGGAGATGGATGAAGCCTTGGATCTCCTGTCTGATTCCCTAGGACAGAGGGAACCCGACCCTGATGATAACAAACCAGTTGTGGATAAAGTAAAG gAAGAGGCTAAATCTGAACACAGAGATAAACTTGGAGAAAGAGATGATACTATTCCACCTGACTATCAAAAACTTCTGGAATCAGGCGAGCAG GATAAACCAGAAAAGCCAACAGCAAAGGATGATGtcaaacacaaaggaaaaaag AGAAGAAGCAGCTTTGAAACTGAAGTTCAAATCAGATGTAATTCCTGGGAGGAAACAGCTGTGTTTCCAAATAGCTCTCCTGACCACTGCAGTGCTTCCCCAGTGCTTACCCTGACACCGAATCCGCAAATGGC GAGAAAAGTGAGAAGGAAGCCATCAGCACGAAACCAACCCCAAAGAGTAAAGGAAAAACCAAAGACCCTAAAACG GGGAAGGGACAGTCCTCCAGCAGCAAatctgagaagcagaaaacGAAATAAACATTAA